A single region of the Pseudomonas sp. B21-023 genome encodes:
- the nfi gene encoding deoxyribonuclease V (cleaves DNA at apurinic or apyrimidinic sites) — MQPVIQHPWDITPSEAIDLQIRLSKLVVKQDHLGSISSIAGIDVAYHKENDTLIASIVVVDAESLEIIEEHAWSGTTSFPYIPGLFSFRELPSIVKLLSTITHRPDLIICDGQGIAHPRRFGLASHLGVLYDIPTIGCGKSRFIGEYAPPLDERGCQSGLFDGDELIGAALRTQKHVKPVFVSIGHRISLETACHWVLNATRNYRLPETTRFADRYGRQFYEQNKHPITPPN, encoded by the coding sequence ATGCAGCCAGTCATACAACACCCTTGGGATATAACCCCAAGCGAAGCCATAGATCTACAGATACGACTATCTAAACTAGTGGTCAAGCAAGATCATCTTGGGTCGATCTCTAGTATCGCAGGCATTGATGTCGCCTACCACAAAGAGAACGATACACTGATCGCCTCCATTGTTGTGGTTGACGCAGAAAGCCTGGAAATCATCGAAGAGCATGCATGGTCGGGTACGACTTCGTTTCCCTATATTCCTGGTCTTTTTTCGTTTAGAGAGCTGCCTTCAATCGTGAAGCTCTTATCAACTATAACCCACCGACCTGACCTGATCATCTGCGACGGGCAAGGTATAGCTCACCCTCGTCGGTTTGGCTTGGCATCGCACTTGGGGGTACTTTATGACATACCCACTATTGGATGCGGCAAAAGTCGCTTCATCGGTGAATACGCACCTCCCCTTGATGAAAGGGGATGCCAATCAGGCCTGTTCGACGGCGACGAACTAATCGGAGCCGCGCTCAGGACTCAAAAACATGTAAAACCTGTGTTCGTTTCAATCGGCCACCGAATCTCCCTTGAAACTGCCTGTCACTGGGTATTGAATGCAACACGCAACTATCGACTACCAGAAACGACCCGATTTGCAGACCGATATGGAAGGCAATTCTACGAACAGAACAAACACCCCATTACCCCTCCAAACTAA
- a CDS encoding FMN-dependent NADH-azoreductase, which yields MNHKVLVIRSSIKSDGGFSGQLVDNFLKQLKEVNPEASVAVRDLHAQPIPHLNAVTMDALFGGDASSIEAAAALKLSNELIEEIQEADRVVIGLPRYNFGAPSILHTWVDYIVRGGVTFTYVDGAPVGLLDDKPVHVLNASGGVYSQGTDTLAGWLSQTLGFVGLNSVEFIYAEGLGMGEESLAAGLAAANLKIQHSIAALGERPCPSLATAVGR from the coding sequence ATGAATCACAAGGTCCTGGTCATCCGCTCCTCGATCAAGTCCGACGGCGGCTTCTCCGGCCAACTGGTGGACAACTTCCTCAAGCAGCTCAAAGAGGTCAACCCCGAAGCTTCGGTGGCGGTGCGCGACCTGCACGCCCAGCCCATTCCGCACCTCAATGCGGTGACCATGGACGCCCTGTTCGGCGGTGACGCCAGCAGCATCGAGGCGGCCGCGGCGCTGAAGCTGTCCAACGAACTGATCGAAGAGATCCAGGAAGCCGACCGCGTGGTGATCGGCCTGCCACGCTACAACTTCGGCGCACCGTCGATCCTGCACACCTGGGTCGACTACATCGTGCGTGGCGGCGTCACCTTCACCTATGTCGACGGCGCCCCGGTCGGGCTGCTCGACGACAAGCCGGTGCACGTGCTCAACGCCAGCGGCGGCGTCTACAGCCAGGGCACCGACACCCTGGCTGGCTGGCTGTCGCAGACCCTGGGCTTCGTCGGCCTGAACAGCGTCGAATTCATCTACGCCGAAGGCCTGGGCATGGGCGAAGAGAGCCTGGCCGCGGGCCTGGCCGCCGCCAACCTGAAGATCCAGCACAGCATCGCCGCCCTCGGCGAGCGCCCATGCCCAAGCCTGGCCACCGCAGTAGGGAGGTAA
- a CDS encoding DUF3969 family protein gives MADVALEVKIFNGDEAGRFLAMASIGLLSSVRAGVIELDEAERLLFSPGASSVFRKKGISVVVCDLVMECCELEDILGLLPDRFDSELVRLIDAFSEYLAATTPLDAYSDHTEYR, from the coding sequence GTGGCCGATGTAGCGCTGGAGGTAAAAATTTTTAACGGTGATGAAGCTGGACGATTTCTAGCGATGGCTTCGATTGGGTTGCTTTCGTCAGTCAGGGCTGGTGTCATCGAGCTGGATGAAGCAGAACGCTTGTTGTTCTCGCCCGGAGCGTCAAGTGTTTTTAGAAAGAAAGGGATTTCTGTTGTTGTCTGCGATCTTGTTATGGAATGTTGCGAGTTGGAGGACATACTGGGTCTCTTGCCGGATAGGTTTGATAGCGAGCTTGTACGGCTAATTGATGCTTTTTCGGAGTATTTAGCCGCCACGACACCCCTAGATGCCTATTCAGATCATACGGAATATAGGTAG
- a CDS encoding hydroxymethylglutaryl-CoA synthase: MKIGIDDIGLSVPQHFFALEELAERHGIDPQKYLVGIGQEFMAVPAPDEDIVTLAANAALPLLDDATRASIATVILATESGIDQSKAAGLFVHSLLGLRADCRVVEFKQACYGATAGLQMARALVAQRPHEKVLVIATDIARYEQNSEGECTQGAGAVAMIVAENPRLLELHPHQGRYSLDVSDFWRPNLRSTALVDGKLSIEVYLESLRNAWQSYRADGGLGLKDMSFLCFHQPFTKMAKKAFSVFEAIEPEAAKALGEQAYATSQLYGKAIGNCYTASLYIALLSLLDNSDEDLTGRNIGLFSYGSGSVGEFFSATVVPGYQAHSRRKAHARMLASRTRLGHEQYSAWFYGDNHPAVADYSTPYVTGGAFRYGGCEGYRRQYESTALSLKMAS, encoded by the coding sequence ATGAAAATCGGCATTGATGATATTGGGCTGTCTGTACCGCAACACTTTTTTGCACTGGAAGAACTTGCCGAACGGCATGGTATCGACCCGCAGAAGTACCTGGTCGGCATCGGCCAGGAGTTCATGGCCGTGCCGGCCCCGGACGAAGACATCGTGACCCTGGCGGCCAACGCCGCCCTGCCGCTGCTCGATGACGCCACCCGCGCCTCGATCGCCACGGTGATCCTCGCCACCGAGAGCGGCATCGACCAGTCCAAGGCCGCCGGCCTGTTCGTCCACAGCCTGCTCGGCCTGCGCGCCGACTGCCGCGTGGTGGAGTTCAAGCAGGCCTGCTACGGCGCCACCGCCGGCTTGCAGATGGCCCGTGCGCTGGTCGCCCAGCGTCCTCACGAAAAGGTGCTGGTGATCGCCACCGACATCGCCCGCTACGAGCAGAACTCCGAGGGCGAATGCACCCAGGGCGCCGGCGCCGTGGCCATGATCGTGGCCGAGAACCCGCGCCTGCTGGAGCTGCACCCGCACCAGGGCCGCTACAGCCTGGACGTCTCGGACTTCTGGCGGCCGAACCTGCGCAGCACCGCGCTGGTCGATGGCAAGCTGTCGATCGAGGTCTACCTGGAGTCGCTGCGCAACGCCTGGCAGAGCTACCGCGCCGATGGCGGCCTGGGCCTGAAGGACATGAGCTTCCTGTGCTTCCACCAGCCATTCACCAAGATGGCGAAGAAGGCCTTCTCGGTGTTCGAGGCGATCGAACCCGAAGCGGCCAAGGCCCTGGGCGAGCAGGCCTACGCCACCAGCCAGCTGTACGGCAAGGCCATCGGCAACTGCTACACCGCCTCGCTGTACATCGCCCTGCTGTCGCTGCTGGACAACAGCGACGAGGACCTGACCGGGCGCAACATCGGCCTGTTCAGCTACGGTTCGGGCAGCGTCGGCGAGTTCTTCAGTGCCACCGTGGTGCCGGGCTACCAGGCCCATTCGCGGCGCAAGGCGCATGCGCGCATGCTGGCCAGCCGCACCCGCCTGGGCCATGAGCAGTACAGCGCCTGGTTCTACGGCGACAACCACCCGGCCGTGGCCGACTACAGCACGCCGTACGTCACCGGCGGCGCGTTCCGCTACGGCGGTTGCGAGGGCTATCGCCGTCAGTACGAGAGCACCGCCCTGTCCCTGAAGATGGCGAGCTGA
- the asnB gene encoding asparagine synthase (glutamine-hydrolyzing), with the protein MCGFIGVYQSKRNSISDQSILDALAAINHRGPDEHSLWRDPGERAVLGHTRLSIIGLDNGMQPIVADEGDLAVIVNGEFYDHERIRAELQAEGAIFKTASDSEIALHLYRRSGMAGLKELRGEFAMVLFDRRRRLMLAVRDRLGIKPLFYTQHEGNWYFASEIKALLAAGVNPTWDENAYASRAFYLRDHTLFEGVRSVQPGCWVMVDHGGLHSGRYWDMEFARRDTPAPSDEAGMIEAVRASIEEAVRLRLRADVPMGVYLSGGIDSSAMLGMATALKGEPLDAFNLSFTDMDDYDENRFARMAAEHNGARFHTIEITQDDLADNFEQAVWHNETPFFNAHGVAKYILSKEVRKAGLKVVLTGEGADEVFAGYPHFRRDMLLYNNEQQDPKVIDLLRQRIQANEQGYTNAHMPHDIHWMVDQLKHGVSWLDNQAGWFKALESLYRGDFRDHFTGVDPYRQFFDRLDHGKLADRDPVHNSMYLWAKSYLPNFVLTTLGDRMEMANSIEGRVPLLDHHVVELACQLPVWMKVRGATEKYVFREAMRPYLPKALYERKKHYFRAPPATLQQQGRLWQLVQDTLHSRDLDALPFFDAAKVRSLLKQLPTLSAQEQGLLDPMLMELTSLCLLQRRYRMSGQSWNTLSEVAA; encoded by the coding sequence ATGTGTGGTTTCATCGGTGTCTACCAGTCCAAACGCAACAGCATCAGCGACCAGTCGATCCTCGACGCCCTGGCCGCCATCAACCACCGCGGCCCGGACGAGCACAGCCTGTGGCGTGACCCGGGCGAGCGCGCCGTGCTTGGCCATACCCGCCTGAGCATCATCGGCCTGGACAACGGCATGCAGCCGATCGTCGCCGACGAAGGCGACCTGGCGGTGATCGTCAACGGCGAGTTCTACGACCACGAGCGCATCCGCGCCGAGCTGCAGGCCGAAGGCGCGATCTTCAAGACCGCCTCGGACAGCGAGATCGCCCTGCACCTGTACCGCCGCTCCGGCATGGCCGGGCTCAAGGAGCTGCGCGGCGAGTTCGCCATGGTCCTGTTCGACCGTCGTCGCCGCCTGATGCTGGCGGTACGCGACCGCCTGGGCATCAAGCCGCTGTTCTACACCCAGCACGAAGGCAACTGGTACTTCGCCTCCGAGATCAAGGCCCTGCTGGCCGCCGGCGTCAACCCGACCTGGGACGAGAACGCCTATGCCAGCCGCGCCTTCTACCTGCGCGACCACACCCTGTTCGAAGGCGTGCGCAGCGTGCAGCCGGGCTGCTGGGTGATGGTCGACCACGGCGGCCTGCACAGCGGCCGTTACTGGGATATGGAGTTCGCCCGCCGCGACACCCCGGCGCCGAGCGACGAGGCCGGCATGATCGAGGCCGTGCGTGCCTCCATCGAAGAAGCCGTGCGCCTGCGCCTGCGCGCCGACGTGCCGATGGGCGTGTACCTGAGCGGTGGCATCGACTCCTCGGCGATGCTGGGCATGGCCACCGCCCTCAAGGGCGAGCCGCTGGACGCCTTCAACCTGTCGTTCACCGACATGGACGACTACGACGAGAACCGTTTCGCGCGCATGGCCGCCGAGCACAACGGCGCGCGCTTCCACACCATCGAGATCACCCAGGACGACCTGGCGGATAACTTCGAGCAGGCGGTGTGGCACAACGAGACGCCGTTCTTCAACGCCCACGGCGTGGCCAAGTACATCCTCAGCAAGGAAGTGCGCAAGGCCGGCCTGAAGGTGGTGCTGACCGGCGAAGGCGCCGACGAAGTGTTCGCCGGCTACCCGCACTTCCGCCGCGACATGCTGCTGTACAACAACGAACAACAAGACCCGAAAGTCATCGACCTGCTGCGCCAGCGCATCCAGGCCAACGAACAGGGCTACACCAACGCGCACATGCCCCACGACATCCACTGGATGGTCGACCAGCTCAAGCACGGCGTGTCGTGGCTGGACAACCAGGCCGGCTGGTTCAAGGCCCTGGAGAGCCTGTACCGCGGCGACTTCCGCGACCACTTCACCGGCGTCGACCCGTACCGCCAGTTCTTCGACCGCCTCGACCACGGCAAGCTCGCCGACCGCGACCCGGTGCACAACTCCATGTACCTGTGGGCCAAGTCGTACCTGCCGAACTTCGTCCTCACCACTCTGGGCGACCGCATGGAAATGGCCAACAGCATCGAAGGCCGCGTGCCGCTGCTCGACCACCACGTGGTCGAACTGGCCTGCCAGCTGCCGGTGTGGATGAAGGTGCGCGGCGCCACCGAGAAGTACGTGTTCCGCGAAGCCATGCGCCCTTACCTGCCCAAGGCCCTGTACGAGCGCAAGAAGCACTACTTCCGCGCGCCGCCGGCCACCCTGCAGCAGCAAGGCCGCCTGTGGCAGTTGGTGCAGGACACCCTGCACAGCCGTGACCTGGACGCGCTGCCGTTCTTCGACGCGGCCAAGGTACGCAGCCTGCTCAAGCAACTGCCGACCCTCAGCGCCCAGGAACAAGGCCTGCTCGACCCGATGCTGATGGAGCTGACCAGTCTGTGCCTGCTGCAGCGCCGCTACCGCATGAGCGGCCAGAGCTGGAACACCTTGAGCGAGGTGGCCGCATGA
- a CDS encoding LysR family transcriptional regulator, whose translation MFSKISLDQWRAFVCTVECGGFQQAGEHMYKSQSAISHSVNRMEMLLGQELFIIEGRKAVLTSLGKALLPQAKHLLGAAQKLEHLANQYQPGLFTEQALAVDVLFPIELLQQALQEFALEYKDHRIRLYETALSGARELLEDGKVELGIASSLPSGYLQEFLLNVSLICVVGASHPLSEAQGELSLDDMKNHRQVVIRDSGTRNSQNSGWLGTSQRWTVSSLAAAESFVERGMGFAWLPEHRVQQGLAQGRLVRVNLQHQREREVPMYMGYPEEYRHSPEVRLLAQILRERCREYRPG comes from the coding sequence GTGTTTTCCAAGATCAGTCTTGATCAGTGGCGCGCGTTCGTCTGCACGGTCGAGTGCGGCGGTTTCCAGCAGGCCGGCGAGCACATGTACAAGTCGCAGTCGGCGATCAGCCATTCGGTCAACCGCATGGAAATGCTCCTGGGCCAGGAGCTGTTCATCATCGAAGGGCGCAAGGCCGTGCTCACCTCGCTGGGCAAGGCGCTATTGCCCCAGGCCAAGCACCTGCTGGGCGCGGCGCAGAAGCTCGAGCACCTGGCTAACCAATACCAGCCAGGGTTGTTCACCGAACAGGCGCTGGCGGTGGATGTGCTGTTCCCCATCGAATTGCTGCAGCAGGCATTGCAGGAGTTTGCCCTGGAGTACAAGGATCACCGTATCCGCTTGTACGAGACGGCGTTGTCCGGGGCTCGCGAGTTGCTGGAGGACGGCAAGGTCGAGCTGGGCATCGCCAGCAGCCTGCCCTCGGGGTATCTGCAGGAGTTCTTGCTGAATGTCTCGTTGATCTGCGTGGTGGGGGCCAGCCACCCGCTCAGCGAGGCGCAGGGCGAGTTGAGCCTGGACGACATGAAGAACCACCGGCAGGTGGTGATCCGCGATTCCGGCACGCGCAATTCGCAGAACAGTGGTTGGCTAGGGACCTCGCAGCGTTGGACGGTGAGCAGCCTGGCGGCGGCCGAGAGCTTCGTCGAGCGGGGGATGGGCTTTGCCTGGCTGCCGGAGCATCGGGTGCAGCAGGGGTTGGCGCAAGGGCGGTTGGTGCGGGTCAACCTGCAGCATCAGCGGGAGCGGGAGGTGCCGATGTACATGGGGTATCCCGAGGAGTACCGGCACAGTCCCGAGGTGCGGTTGCTGGCGCAGATACTGCGGGAGCGGTGCCGGGAGTATCGGCCGGGGTGA
- a CDS encoding NAD(P)/FAD-dependent oxidoreductase, giving the protein MKIAIIGAGLNGLACALILKRFGLEATVYERAHGPRDSGTGIYVWPQGVQVLRFLFNDTGFIGRGKAIEFLDTHGRDGRLIHSQPVRPDGLGIPAPAVMFPRPELFGLLRERLAPGQIRYQMGCEKVEKVGEQARVTFSNGEQEDFDLVIGSDGVGSTVRQCLEPGLTPYDTGLVASRGMVEFDSPLLLPDRCQIFASEFSRVVTYPLAADRPYRYWFAAYQHRNQPLLDRDGLVRLFADLPPDVVRMMQATEHEQILTHKMMALTGAGCWQNGRVVMLGDSIHAMLPTLGYGLTLGLENAFMLAQALVGCCDERLDSALQRYEIRAAERSRVMLEVMRDMTDLYYFEEDSAMTSSRIRPIVERFHDLALTTVF; this is encoded by the coding sequence ATGAAGATCGCGATCATCGGCGCCGGCCTCAATGGCCTGGCCTGCGCCCTGATTCTCAAGCGCTTCGGCCTCGAGGCCACGGTGTACGAGCGGGCCCATGGCCCGCGCGACTCGGGCACCGGCATCTATGTCTGGCCCCAGGGTGTGCAGGTGCTGCGCTTCCTGTTCAACGACACCGGCTTCATCGGCCGCGGCAAGGCCATCGAGTTCCTCGACACCCATGGCCGCGACGGTCGCCTGATCCACAGCCAGCCGGTACGCCCGGACGGCCTGGGGATCCCGGCGCCGGCGGTGATGTTCCCACGCCCCGAGCTGTTCGGCCTGCTGCGCGAACGCCTGGCGCCGGGGCAGATCCGCTACCAGATGGGTTGCGAGAAGGTGGAGAAGGTCGGCGAACAGGCGCGGGTCACCTTCAGCAACGGCGAGCAGGAAGACTTCGACCTGGTGATCGGCAGCGACGGCGTCGGCTCCACCGTGCGCCAGTGCCTGGAACCGGGCCTGACGCCCTACGACACGGGCCTGGTGGCCAGCCGCGGCATGGTCGAGTTCGACTCGCCGCTGCTGCTGCCCGACCGTTGCCAGATCTTCGCCTCGGAGTTCTCGCGGGTGGTCACCTACCCGCTGGCGGCCGACCGTCCGTACCGCTACTGGTTCGCCGCCTACCAGCACCGCAACCAGCCGCTGCTCGACCGCGACGGCCTGGTGCGGCTGTTCGCCGACCTGCCGCCGGATGTGGTGCGGATGATGCAAGCCACCGAGCACGAGCAGATCCTCACCCACAAGATGATGGCCCTGACCGGCGCCGGCTGCTGGCAGAACGGCCGCGTGGTGATGCTCGGCGACAGCATCCACGCCATGCTGCCGACCCTCGGCTACGGCCTGACCCTGGGCCTGGAGAACGCCTTCATGCTCGCCCAGGCCCTGGTCGGCTGCTGCGACGAGCGCCTCGACAGTGCCCTGCAGCGCTACGAGATCCGCGCCGCCGAGCGTTCGCGGGTGATGCTGGAAGTGATGCGCGATATGACCGACCTGTACTACTTCGAGGAGGACAGTGCCATGACCTCCTCGCGGATCCGGCCGATCGTCGAGCGCTTCCACGACCTGGCCCTGACCACGGTGTTCTGA
- a CDS encoding enoyl-CoA hydratase-related protein — protein MSDVLLSWPQPAVACLTLNRPHAGNALDEALLGALHEQLQALAEHPGLRALVLDGAGEHLCTGADLEWMRRSREFDHARNLEDASLLANVLQRLDDFPVPVLMLARGAVFGGALGLLCCADHVLAAEDARFCFSEARLGLAPALISPYVVRAMGVRQARRYMLSAEVFGTEDALRLQLVHRLVPAAELEQARDRWLATLLQTGPQASREIKQMLARLAGRDHLLDEQGCNLQLIARLRTSSEGQHGLAAFFERSRPDWAQ, from the coding sequence ATGAGCGACGTGCTGCTGAGCTGGCCGCAACCTGCGGTCGCCTGCCTGACCCTGAACCGTCCGCATGCCGGCAACGCCCTCGACGAGGCCCTGCTCGGGGCCTTGCACGAGCAGCTGCAGGCCCTCGCCGAGCACCCCGGGCTGCGCGCCCTGGTGCTCGACGGCGCCGGCGAGCACTTGTGCACCGGGGCGGACCTGGAGTGGATGCGCCGCAGCCGCGAGTTCGACCATGCGCGCAACCTGGAGGACGCCAGCCTGCTGGCCAACGTCCTGCAGCGCCTGGACGACTTCCCGGTGCCGGTGCTGATGCTGGCCCGCGGCGCGGTGTTCGGCGGGGCCTTGGGCCTCTTGTGCTGCGCCGACCATGTGCTGGCCGCCGAGGATGCGCGGTTCTGCTTCAGCGAGGCGCGCCTGGGCCTGGCCCCGGCCTTGATCAGCCCCTACGTGGTGCGCGCCATGGGCGTGCGCCAGGCACGGCGCTACATGCTCTCGGCCGAGGTGTTCGGCACCGAGGATGCGCTGCGCCTGCAGCTGGTCCACCGCCTGGTGCCCGCCGCCGAGCTGGAGCAGGCCCGCGACCGCTGGCTGGCCACCCTGCTGCAGACCGGCCCCCAGGCCAGTCGCGAGATCAAGCAGATGCTGGCGCGCCTGGCAGGCCGCGACCACCTGCTCGACGAGCAGGGTTGCAACCTGCAGCTGATCGCCCGCCTGCGCACCTCCAGCGAGGGCCAGCACGGTCTTGCCGCCTTCTTCGAACGCAGCCGCCCCGACTGGGCGCAATGA
- a CDS encoding PaaI family thioesterase, giving the protein MSTISDHAAAHSRALLEHAYQRYCGLEMLEQSPGQCTCRLTVNADIDNLSQTLHGGVIYSMLDVTSMLATLPLLGPDEYALTNSFNTLLLSATPRDTEVLFHAKVIRDGRNLMFTQAEAWRVNADGSQTRIASAQLSKFRLKREW; this is encoded by the coding sequence ATGAGCACCATCAGCGACCACGCCGCCGCGCACTCGCGCGCGCTGCTCGAACACGCCTACCAGCGCTACTGCGGGCTGGAGATGCTGGAACAGTCCCCCGGCCAGTGCACCTGCCGGCTGACCGTCAACGCCGACATCGACAACCTGAGCCAGACCCTGCACGGCGGGGTGATCTACTCGATGCTCGACGTCACCAGCATGCTCGCCACCCTGCCCTTGCTGGGGCCTGACGAGTACGCCCTGACCAACAGCTTCAACACCCTGCTGCTGTCGGCCACGCCGCGCGACACCGAGGTGCTGTTCCACGCCAAGGTGATCCGCGACGGTCGCAATCTGATGTTCACCCAGGCCGAGGCCTGGCGGGTCAACGCCGACGGCAGCCAGACACGCATCGCCAGCGCGCAGTTGAGCAAGTTCAGGCTCAAGCGCGAGTGGTAA
- a CDS encoding glutathione S-transferase C-terminal domain-containing protein, which yields MTRSQDNPSVQELFLSELVAEPNRYHLYISHACPFSHRVHLVQSLLGLEDALDVTSVAARRHDQGWEFDEHDQDPLHKDVTLLSSLYERSRPGFAGNQSVPVLWDRQQNRIVHNDSAELALQMATRLLPLAKTPIDLVPDRSSCDIVELNQWLHTNINRMVYHMGFAPDQASYDEAYKQFFAAMDTLEHRLRKQPYLVGGKLSLSDLFLLPTLIRYEAVYYVHFKANHKTLAEYPALYQYLVRLTQIPAIYRTIDMAHIKLHYYYSHNHINPTRIVPQGPALSWLN from the coding sequence ATGACCCGCAGCCAAGACAACCCGTCGGTCCAGGAGCTGTTCCTCAGCGAACTGGTGGCCGAGCCCAACCGCTACCACCTGTACATCTCCCACGCCTGCCCGTTCTCGCACCGGGTGCACCTGGTGCAGAGCCTGCTGGGCCTGGAAGACGCGCTGGACGTGACCTCGGTGGCGGCGCGCCGCCACGACCAGGGCTGGGAGTTCGACGAGCACGACCAGGACCCGCTGCACAAGGACGTCACCCTGCTGTCGAGCCTGTACGAGCGTTCGCGCCCGGGCTTTGCCGGCAACCAGTCGGTGCCGGTGCTCTGGGACCGCCAGCAGAACCGTATCGTGCACAACGATTCGGCCGAGCTGGCGCTGCAGATGGCCACCCGCCTGCTGCCCCTGGCCAAGACCCCGATCGACCTGGTGCCCGACCGCTCCAGCTGCGACATCGTCGAGCTCAACCAGTGGCTGCACACCAACATCAACCGCATGGTCTACCACATGGGCTTCGCCCCGGACCAGGCGAGCTACGACGAGGCCTACAAGCAGTTCTTCGCGGCCATGGACACCCTCGAGCACCGGCTGCGCAAGCAGCCGTACCTGGTAGGCGGCAAGCTGAGCCTGTCGGACCTGTTCCTGCTGCCCACGCTGATCCGCTATGAGGCGGTGTACTACGTGCACTTCAAGGCCAACCACAAGACCCTGGCCGAGTACCCGGCGCTGTACCAGTACCTGGTGCGCCTGACGCAGATCCCGGCGATCTACCGCACCATCGACATGGCGCATATCAAGCTGCATTACTACTACTCGCACAACCACATCAACCCGACGCGGATCGTGCCGCAGGGGCCGGCGTTGAGTTGGTTGAACTGA
- a CDS encoding acyl-CoA dehydrogenase family protein — MTDAYRQRLQAFVQAQIAPNIDAWEQLGAYPATLNREAGAAGLLGLGHDHRQLPDDPRAVAVLIEELTRSGAQGITMGLGSHFVSLKAVQATGHPIVHDLVPAVLDGRQSIALAITERQAGSDLRALECRAARQADGYRLNGHKAFICNATRADWLLMVGHCEDGLALFLVEGSAAGIRHTPRRALGWRCLPLADLELENVPAIRLTEKGGVGRLLQASLQQERLNLAVMAITSADMALQAAIDWCKSRQVGGKPLFDKSVIRQRLAEHYAQLTVSRQFVDTCVARQAEGTLDAHQVAIAKNSAVQTLETLARDAVQLHGAHGCVEPSLVERIHRDARLLAIGGGTHEIMLEIIARHL, encoded by the coding sequence ATGACTGACGCATACCGCCAGCGCCTGCAAGCCTTTGTCCAGGCGCAGATCGCGCCGAACATTGATGCCTGGGAACAGCTCGGCGCCTACCCCGCCACGCTCAACCGCGAGGCCGGCGCCGCCGGCCTGCTGGGCCTGGGACACGACCATCGGCAATTGCCCGACGACCCACGGGCGGTGGCCGTGCTCATCGAGGAACTGACCCGCAGCGGCGCCCAGGGCATCACCATGGGCCTGGGCTCGCATTTCGTCAGCCTCAAGGCAGTGCAGGCCACCGGCCACCCGATCGTCCACGACCTGGTGCCGGCGGTGCTCGACGGCCGCCAGAGCATCGCCCTGGCGATCACCGAGCGCCAGGCCGGCTCCGACCTGCGTGCCCTGGAGTGCCGCGCCGCGCGCCAGGCCGACGGCTACCGGTTGAACGGGCACAAGGCGTTCATCTGCAACGCCACCCGCGCCGACTGGCTGCTGATGGTCGGCCACTGCGAGGACGGCCTGGCGCTGTTCCTGGTGGAGGGTTCGGCCGCCGGTATCCGCCATACGCCGCGCCGCGCCCTGGGCTGGCGCTGCCTGCCGCTGGCCGACCTGGAGCTGGAGAACGTGCCGGCCATCCGCCTGACCGAGAAAGGTGGCGTGGGCCGCCTGCTGCAGGCCAGCCTGCAGCAGGAGCGGCTGAACCTGGCGGTGATGGCCATCACCAGTGCCGACATGGCCCTGCAGGCCGCCATCGACTGGTGCAAGAGCCGCCAGGTCGGCGGCAAGCCACTGTTCGACAAGTCGGTGATCCGCCAGCGCCTGGCCGAGCACTACGCGCAGCTGACGGTCAGCCGCCAGTTCGTCGACACCTGCGTGGCCCGCCAGGCCGAAGGCACCCTGGACGCGCACCAGGTCGCCATCGCCAAGAACAGCGCCGTGCAGACTTTGGAAACCCTGGCCCGCGACGCCGTGCAACTGCATGGCGCCCACGGCTGCGTCGAGCCCTCGCTGGTCGAACGCATCCACCGCGACGCCCGCCTGCTGGCCATCGGCGGCGGCACCCACGAAATCATGCTGGAAATCATTGCCCGGCACCTGTGA
- a CDS encoding colicin D domain-containing protein, which produces MLNGGAKGNSVAEALTGVTQKQLDKKFKYASDFGVVTTKKNPETLAQYESAIKTHMASTSTTQQGTYGFVKDSKVYFNSTTNNAVVLDAAGNFVTGFKLSPEQKKGTDLFFLL; this is translated from the coding sequence TTGCTGAATGGTGGTGCAAAAGGTAACAGTGTTGCTGAGGCCTTAACCGGGGTTACCCAGAAGCAGCTCGATAAAAAATTCAAATATGCCTCTGATTTTGGCGTGGTGACTACAAAGAAAAACCCTGAAACACTTGCTCAGTATGAGTCAGCAATAAAAACTCACATGGCATCGACTTCTACGACCCAGCAAGGTACATACGGCTTTGTAAAAGACTCAAAAGTGTATTTTAATTCGACCACCAACAACGCTGTTGTGCTTGATGCAGCAGGGAATTTCGTGACGGGATTTAAGTTGTCGCCTGAGCAGAAAAAGGGGACAGATTTATTTTTCCTACTCTAA